A region of Plectropomus leopardus isolate mb chromosome 16, YSFRI_Pleo_2.0, whole genome shotgun sequence DNA encodes the following proteins:
- the LOC121955834 gene encoding breast cancer metastasis-suppressor 1-like protein-A produces MPVHSREKKESNHEEMEVDFPEQDGSSTDEEDTVSSSVSEDGDSSEMDDEDCERRRMECLDEMTTLEKQFTDLKEQLYKERLSQVDIKLQEVMAGCAQEYLEPLANLQENMQIRTKVAGIYRELCLESVKNKYECEIQAACQHWESEKLLLFDTVQSELEEKIRRLEEDRHSIDITSELWNDGLHSRKNKKKDPFCPVKKKKPVVVSGPYIVYMLQDLDILEDWTAIRKAMASLGPHRVKVDVPAVKPDRHHHVARFEDGRLFYDNQWYCRGQAICINRKDEYPTSAIITTINNDEVWFKRLDGTKSKLYISQLQKGKYTIKHS; encoded by the exons ATGCCGGTTCACTCCCGggagaagaaagaaagcaacCACGAAGAAATGGAGGTGGATTTTCCGGAGCAGGACGGCAGCAGCACGGACGAGGAGGACACGGTGAGCTCGTCGGTGTCTGAAGATGGAGACAGCTCGG AGATGGACGATGAAGactgtgagaggaggaggatggagtgTCTGGATGAGATGACCACTCTGGAGAAACAGTTCACCGACCTCAAGGAGCA GTTGTATAAGGAGCGTCTGAGTCAGGTGGACATCAAGCTGCAGGAGGTGATGGCCGGCTGTGCTCAGGAGTACCTGGAGCCTTTAGCCAACCTGCAGGAGAACATGCAGATCAGGACCAAAGTCGCCG GGATCTACAGGGAGCTGTGTCTGGAGTCGGTGAAGAACAAGTACGAGTGTGAGATCCAGGCCGCCTGCCAGCACTGGGAG AGCgagaagctgctgctgtttgacacCGTGCAGAGCGAACTGGAGGAGAAGATCAGGAGACTGGAGGAGGACAGACACAGTATTGACATTACCTCAG AGTTGTGGAATGACGGATTGCACTCCcggaaaaacaagaaaaaagaccCATTCTGCCCCGTCAAGAAGAAGAAGCCTGTCGTCGTCTCTG GGCCGTATATTGTTTACATGCTGCAGGATCTCGATATACTTGAAGACTGGACGGCGATCAGAAAG gCGATGGCATCTCTGGGGCCCCACAGGGTGAAGGTGGACG TCCCCGCAGTCAAGCCTGACAGACATCACCATGTGGCACGCTTCGAGGACGGACGACTTTTTTATGACAACCAGTGGTACTGCAGAGGGCAGGCCATCTGCATCAACAGGAAGGACGAGTACCCgaccag cgccatcatcaccaccatcaacAACGACGAGGTTTGGTTCAAACGGCTGGATGGCACCAAGTCCAAGCTCTACATCTCGCAGCTGCAGAAAGGCAAATACACCATCAAGCACTCATAA